In one window of Pseudoalteromonas espejiana DSM 9414 DNA:
- a CDS encoding sugar transferase: MIRLLDFWFSLFGLLFAMPFLVILYIIGLFDTGSPIFMQERVGRNKKPFTLVKFRTMTIGTASVASHLARTASITSFGNFLRKTKLDELPQLWNVLKGEMSLVGPRPGLFNQEELTQAREAKNVFAVRPGITGLAQVSEIDMSTPELLAKTDREMIDTLTISNYFKYILMTVTGSGSGDRVK, translated from the coding sequence ATGATACGTTTACTCGATTTTTGGTTTTCACTTTTTGGATTGTTATTTGCAATGCCATTTTTAGTGATTTTATATATTATTGGTTTATTTGATACTGGTTCACCTATATTTATGCAGGAGCGTGTTGGTCGAAATAAAAAACCATTCACATTGGTTAAGTTCAGGACTATGACTATTGGTACTGCATCGGTCGCAAGTCACTTAGCAAGAACAGCATCAATCACCTCATTTGGTAACTTTTTACGTAAAACTAAGCTTGATGAGCTTCCACAGTTGTGGAATGTTTTAAAAGGTGAAATGAGTTTAGTCGGCCCTCGACCAGGTTTGTTTAACCAAGAGGAGTTAACTCAAGCACGTGAAGCTAAAAATGTGTTTGCAGTGCGCCCTGGGATTACTGGTTTAGCACAAGTTAGCGAAATCGATATGTCTACCCCTGAACTACTTGCTAAAACTGATCGTGAAATGATTGATACACTCACAATTAGTAATTACTTTAAATACATACTAATGACAGTTACTGGTAGTGGTAGTGGGGATAGGGTTAAATAA
- a CDS encoding glycosyltransferase family 4 protein, which translates to MKHYLFVANSPFTITNFRKELVFSLISEGGKVSILCPNDCNLLDSSSQKQDFINNGVDFYNLNVDRAGMNPLVDLMMFLKIIRTIKKVNPSIILNYTIKPTIYSSLAGGILGKKFIYSNITGMGYAFTDKCLKAKLLSVVIKLQYKLSLYFNNKVFFQNPDDLRFFAKNQLIRSDKAVLINGSGVDIDYFKNTIHTKIKVIRFLFVGRLLRDKGVFEYIEAAKIIKRSYPDAEFLIAGAFDSNPSAISEAEMQKHIGSGLISYLGNVRDIKCVYQNADVFILPSYREGTPRSTLEAMSMEMPIITTDAPGCRETVKEGYNGYLVPTKNVEELATAMERFIVNRSLIKIMGYNSRKIVVEKYDVKKVNKAIIETLIL; encoded by the coding sequence TTGAAACATTATTTATTTGTCGCAAACTCCCCATTTACAATTACGAACTTTAGGAAAGAGCTCGTATTTTCATTGATATCAGAGGGGGGGAAAGTCTCAATTTTGTGCCCTAATGACTGTAATTTATTAGACAGCTCCAGTCAAAAACAGGATTTTATAAATAATGGAGTCGATTTTTATAACTTAAATGTTGATAGAGCTGGAATGAATCCTCTGGTGGACTTAATGATGTTTTTGAAAATAATAAGAACTATCAAGAAAGTAAATCCAAGCATAATACTAAATTATACTATAAAGCCAACAATTTATTCATCACTAGCAGGGGGGATTTTGGGGAAGAAATTTATTTATTCTAATATAACAGGAATGGGATATGCCTTCACTGATAAATGTTTAAAAGCTAAGCTGTTATCAGTCGTTATTAAACTACAGTATAAATTATCTCTGTATTTTAATAACAAAGTGTTTTTTCAAAATCCTGATGATTTAAGGTTTTTTGCTAAAAATCAGCTAATTCGTAGTGATAAAGCAGTATTGATTAATGGTTCTGGCGTTGATATCGACTACTTTAAAAATACAATTCATACTAAAATTAAGGTTATAAGGTTTTTATTTGTCGGCAGGCTACTTAGGGATAAAGGCGTTTTTGAGTATATTGAAGCTGCTAAGATAATAAAGAGGAGCTATCCAGATGCTGAGTTTTTGATCGCAGGTGCATTTGACTCGAACCCTTCTGCAATATCAGAGGCTGAAATGCAAAAACACATAGGATCAGGCTTGATTTCTTATCTGGGCAACGTTAGAGACATAAAGTGTGTGTATCAAAATGCTGATGTGTTTATATTACCCTCTTACCGAGAGGGAACACCTCGTTCAACGTTAGAGGCTATGTCTATGGAAATGCCCATAATAACTACTGACGCACCAGGGTGTAGAGAGACAGTCAAAGAAGGATACAATGGCTACCTAGTTCCGACAAAAAATGTAGAAGAGTTAGCAACAGCAATGGAAAGGTTTATTGTTAATAGGAGCTTAATAAAAATTATGGGTTATAATAGCCGTAAAATTGTAGTGGAAAAGTATGATGTAAAAAAAGTCAATAAGGCAATAATTGAGACGCTGATCTTATAA
- a CDS encoding NAD-dependent epimerase/dehydratase family protein, which yields MRLLITGGSGFIGRHLTNSLIGYEADICFVERECVPREAVETITYKYFLSESFQDYNFDALIHLAGAAHEAYSDKEAYSLNVDLSKKVLTKASWLGIPKVIYLSTANVYLNNKGKANVFSTLHNVSRLNNTTKTKLEAEQYVKESSLTYTIIRSPLVYGEGVKANFSSLMRLINKGLPLPFRAIKNNKRSLVSVYNLVDLIKVCIEHPKAANQEFLVSDDNDMSTAEMVALMAKVQNKKNIALPVPIWCFKLAGKLLNKADVINRLTGSLQLDITHTKNTLNWTPPYSVEHGFELAAKKSTRDN from the coding sequence TTGAGGTTATTAATAACAGGTGGGAGTGGTTTCATTGGTCGTCACTTGACGAATTCACTTATTGGCTATGAAGCAGATATATGCTTTGTTGAGAGGGAGTGTGTGCCTAGAGAAGCGGTTGAAACTATTACGTATAAATACTTTTTATCAGAAAGCTTTCAAGATTATAATTTTGATGCGTTGATACACTTGGCAGGTGCCGCTCACGAAGCTTACTCAGATAAAGAGGCTTATAGCTTAAATGTTGACTTGTCAAAAAAGGTCTTAACTAAAGCTTCATGGTTGGGTATTCCTAAAGTTATTTACTTAAGTACAGCAAATGTATACTTAAATAACAAGGGGAAAGCTAATGTTTTTTCAACATTACATAATGTGAGTAGACTTAATAATACCACTAAAACCAAATTAGAAGCTGAGCAATATGTTAAAGAAAGTAGTTTAACCTATACAATTATTCGCAGTCCATTAGTTTATGGTGAAGGGGTTAAAGCAAATTTTTCATCACTAATGCGTCTTATTAATAAAGGGTTACCACTGCCCTTTAGAGCAATAAAAAATAATAAGCGAAGCTTAGTCTCTGTTTATAACTTAGTTGATTTAATAAAAGTGTGTATTGAGCATCCCAAAGCAGCTAATCAGGAGTTTTTAGTTAGTGATGATAATGATATGTCTACAGCTGAAATGGTGGCATTAATGGCAAAAGTACAAAATAAAAAAAATATCGCTTTACCAGTGCCTATTTGGTGTTTTAAGTTAGCAGGAAAGCTGCTAAATAAAGCTGACGTCATAAATAGGCTTACGGGCTCCCTTCAGCTAGATATAACCCATACAAAAAACACGCTTAATTGGACGCCTCCATACTCCGTTGAGCATGGTTTCGAATTAGCAGCTAAAAAGTCTACACGAGATAATTAA